In a genomic window of Variovorax paradoxus:
- a CDS encoding DeoR/GlpR transcriptional regulator — protein sequence MLQEERFLRIRSLLATFSRLSVERIMQDLAVSRETVRRDLLELEGLGELRRVHGGAVATGAEPEPPLAVRLVARQREKRAIARAAIALLEPGQTVFLDTGSTTALLAEALATLSGMTVITNSLSIALKLAGAAEGRDTGGRTVLLGGEIDVKTQATCGAGTVEEIRRYRADVALLSPVAMHPKHGAMSFEHHEAAIARAMAEQAQQLVILADHAKIGQASRVTYARSADIDVVVTDAASRDMPALPALRRACERVVLA from the coding sequence ATGCTCCAAGAAGAACGATTCCTGCGCATCCGCAGCCTGCTGGCCACCTTCTCGCGCCTGAGCGTCGAGCGGATCATGCAGGACCTCGCGGTCTCGCGCGAAACCGTGCGCCGCGACCTGCTCGAGCTCGAGGGCCTTGGCGAGCTGCGGCGGGTGCATGGCGGCGCCGTCGCCACGGGCGCGGAACCCGAGCCGCCGCTGGCGGTGCGGCTGGTGGCGCGGCAGCGCGAGAAGCGCGCCATCGCCCGGGCCGCGATCGCGCTGCTCGAGCCGGGGCAGACGGTGTTCCTCGACACCGGCAGCACCACCGCGCTGCTGGCCGAGGCACTGGCCACGCTCAGCGGCATGACGGTCATCACCAACTCGCTGAGCATCGCGCTCAAGCTCGCGGGCGCGGCCGAGGGCCGCGACACCGGCGGGCGCACCGTGCTGCTCGGCGGCGAGATCGACGTCAAAACCCAGGCCACCTGCGGCGCCGGCACGGTCGAGGAGATCCGCCGCTACCGCGCCGACGTGGCGCTGCTGTCGCCGGTGGCGATGCATCCGAAGCACGGCGCGATGAGCTTCGAGCACCACGAGGCCGCGATCGCGCGCGCCATGGCCGAGCAGGCACAGCAGCTGGTGATCCTGGCCGACCACGCCAAGATCGGCCAGGCCAGCCGCGTCACCTATGCGCGCAGCGCCGACATCGACGTGGTCGTCACCGATGCCGCCTCGCGCGACATGCCGGCGCTGCCGGCGCTGCGCCGCGCCTGCGAGCGCGTGGTGCTCGCCTGA